From Cupriavidus taiwanensis, a single genomic window includes:
- a CDS encoding DUF6527 family protein, translating to MKIRTIRPEYVEHFPANLEEGVLYISEEFETAAHLCCCGCGEKVITPLNPAKWRIRKEGEAVTLLPSVGNWKYACKSHYNIIRNQVIKAGAFDAKAIESVRQRDRRDMERYVSRTNAASERQTGNNPPTSGTAPGLIRQLIDLLRKWWNT from the coding sequence ATGAAGATACGCACGATCCGCCCGGAATATGTGGAACATTTTCCAGCCAATTTAGAAGAGGGCGTCCTTTATATTAGTGAGGAGTTCGAGACTGCTGCCCATCTTTGCTGCTGTGGTTGCGGTGAAAAGGTTATCACACCGCTAAACCCAGCGAAATGGCGAATCCGGAAAGAGGGAGAGGCGGTGACCCTTTTGCCATCTGTTGGAAACTGGAAATACGCCTGTAAGTCACACTACAACATAATCCGGAACCAGGTAATCAAGGCCGGAGCATTCGATGCCAAAGCCATTGAATCGGTACGGCAGCGTGATCGGCGCGACATGGAGCGCTATGTCAGTCGAACCAATGCCGCGTCGGAAAGGCAGACTGGGAACAACCCTCCAACCTCGGGAACAGCGCCGGGACTTATTCGTCAGCTGATAGATTTGCTGCGCAAGTGGTGGAACACTTAG
- a CDS encoding ThiF family adenylyltransferase — MLANRTAPNADLQRLVDEGYEISLEGSHLIVHRVPYVKQSRTLGYGTMISTYAEHAGVPAILDHWVFFTGSIPYRDDGVSLESAMVANSTPQTVAGRTALCQLSYKPEPIGDMLSCYYNKLTHYIRKLGSYASAIDSTASARGRGSFTRRDTASVFHYPNWATARAGLEAYEAKLELKKVAIVGLGGTGAYILDGLAKTPVAEIHLFDGDIIEPHNAFRVPGALPIETVYGKHKKTDLLQQTFSQFRTGIVSHPEMVAEANLGQLHDCQFVFIAVDHGPSRGLIARYLANARIPFIDVGIGVDKKPDLLKLHGRARVTLVTPDTAYLVDSLPTADDSDEAVYGNIQLAELNSINANLALIRYKQHLQFFTDEISPNVINYKCSWNHCTHQ, encoded by the coding sequence ATGCTGGCAAATCGAACCGCTCCTAATGCCGACTTGCAGCGTCTCGTTGACGAGGGTTACGAGATCAGCCTTGAAGGCAGCCACCTGATCGTCCACAGGGTGCCTTATGTCAAGCAGTCCCGTACGCTTGGCTATGGGACTATGATTTCGACGTACGCCGAGCATGCCGGCGTACCCGCGATCCTCGACCACTGGGTGTTTTTTACTGGGTCGATTCCATACAGGGATGACGGTGTTTCGCTGGAAAGTGCGATGGTGGCTAATTCCACTCCCCAGACTGTGGCGGGGCGAACTGCACTTTGCCAACTTTCATATAAGCCGGAACCAATCGGCGATATGCTCAGTTGCTATTACAACAAGCTGACCCACTACATTCGCAAACTAGGCAGCTACGCTTCGGCCATTGATTCCACGGCTAGTGCGCGCGGGAGGGGTAGCTTTACACGCCGGGACACGGCGTCGGTTTTTCACTATCCGAACTGGGCCACTGCGAGGGCCGGGCTCGAAGCATACGAGGCCAAACTTGAGCTTAAAAAGGTGGCGATCGTCGGGCTAGGTGGAACCGGGGCTTATATTCTCGACGGTCTGGCGAAGACGCCGGTGGCAGAGATTCACCTGTTTGATGGTGATATCATCGAGCCACATAATGCGTTCCGGGTGCCGGGCGCACTGCCAATAGAAACTGTGTACGGTAAGCACAAGAAGACGGACCTTCTGCAGCAAACCTTCAGCCAGTTCAGAACCGGCATTGTTAGTCATCCGGAGATGGTGGCCGAAGCCAACCTCGGGCAATTGCACGATTGTCAGTTTGTATTTATTGCGGTCGACCATGGCCCGTCGCGCGGTCTCATCGCACGGTACTTGGCGAACGCCCGTATCCCGTTCATTGATGTAGGCATTGGTGTGGACAAGAAGCCGGATCTTCTCAAGCTACACGGCCGGGCGCGGGTAACATTGGTCACACCAGACACCGCGTATCTGGTTGACTCCCTTCCGACTGCCGATGATTCCGATGAGGCAGTCTATGGCAACATTCAATTGGCTGAGCTCAATTCGATCAACGCAAATTTAGCCTTAATCCGATACAAGCAGCATCTGCAGTTCTTTACGGATGAAATCTCGCCAAACGTGATCAATTATAAGTGCTCCTGGAACCATTGCACCCATCAATGA
- a CDS encoding multiubiquitin domain-containing protein: MNPHEFQIFINTDPKKVTGPQITFEKVLELANINVSGVDLGLYDVDWKHGHKVGSLTPGQSVDLENGMKFDAGKSNRS, translated from the coding sequence ATGAATCCCCATGAGTTTCAGATTTTCATCAACACGGACCCCAAGAAGGTGACGGGCCCACAAATCACTTTCGAGAAAGTTTTGGAGTTGGCCAACATTAACGTGTCGGGCGTTGACCTTGGCTTGTATGACGTGGATTGGAAGCACGGTCATAAGGTGGGAAGCTTGACGCCCGGTCAATCGGTGGATCTCGAGAATGGGATGAAATTTGATGCTGGCAAATCGAACCGCTCCTAA
- a CDS encoding DUF3892 domain-containing protein, producing the protein MADARVTCISKPNPQSPHEHITHLGNPAADWMWTREQVIQSIDAKTNTFYVLDPSTGKRADIGVVRDAGKAPYLRTHADGRWNNNLLALNQCPL; encoded by the coding sequence ATGGCTGACGCACGTGTAACTTGTATCAGTAAGCCCAACCCACAGAGCCCGCACGAACACATCACACATCTGGGTAATCCAGCCGCGGATTGGATGTGGACACGCGAACAGGTAATCCAAAGCATCGATGCCAAGACCAACACGTTCTATGTGTTGGACCCGTCTACAGGCAAGCGCGCCGACATTGGCGTGGTCCGGGACGCTGGGAAGGCACCGTATCTGCGCACACATGCGGACGGCCGCTGGAACAACAACCTGCTGGCGCTGAACCAGTGTCCGTTGTAG
- a CDS encoding helix-turn-helix domain-containing protein, with amino-acid sequence MSQSTPPPTSPSAVFPSRLRTAREYRGLNQGELAQKAGMQPSAISHFETGTRKPSFDNLRILADSLDVTTDYLLGRVEDFKALAGADRLHRHYGSLQPSDRKMADDLITMLAKRAQEKGK; translated from the coding sequence ATGTCGCAGTCAACACCCCCGCCCACCTCACCGTCCGCCGTCTTTCCAAGTCGATTGCGAACGGCGCGTGAGTATCGCGGCCTGAACCAGGGCGAACTAGCCCAAAAGGCCGGGATGCAGCCGTCCGCGATTTCTCACTTCGAAACTGGCACCCGAAAACCATCCTTTGATAACTTGCGCATCTTGGCTGACAGCCTTGATGTCACTACTGATTACCTTCTAGGCCGTGTTGAGGACTTCAAGGCTCTGGCTGGAGCGGATCGCCTTCATAGGCATTATGGGTCACTTCAACCATCGGACCGAAAGATGGCCGACGATCTGATAACCATGCTTGCCAAGCGCGCGCAGGAAAAAGGCAAATAA
- a CDS encoding ImmA/IrrE family metallo-endopeptidase, translating into MIKADPYAFASLAAEQIIKGLGIAALPVDPKAIARDCGIEVVAKPMENEGVSGMLVRYGNDFAIAYATHHENEGFENFSVGHELGHYYLPGHVDAVIVGDAGSHVSRAGYLSGDKYEAEADRFAASFLMPRHLFFPALERAGVGLAAIERLAVLCKTSIHATAIRYAQCTREAVAIIVSRSGIIDHCFMSEALRNLDGIDWLRKRKAVPQNTATYAFNQDPVNVRHGNRVEEGSNLQHWFGGRRSIEICEDVVGLGRYGKTLTVLYDIDLPSPEDEEEERSLIESWTPRFKR; encoded by the coding sequence ATGATAAAAGCCGATCCCTATGCCTTTGCCTCTCTCGCCGCGGAACAGATCATCAAGGGCCTTGGGATCGCTGCACTTCCGGTCGACCCTAAAGCAATCGCTCGCGACTGCGGCATCGAGGTGGTCGCGAAGCCCATGGAAAATGAAGGTGTCTCAGGAATGCTTGTCCGGTATGGCAATGACTTCGCCATTGCCTATGCCACGCACCATGAGAATGAAGGCTTTGAGAACTTCAGCGTCGGTCACGAGCTAGGCCACTACTACCTGCCCGGCCACGTAGATGCCGTCATCGTTGGCGACGCCGGCTCGCATGTGTCACGCGCAGGATATTTGTCTGGAGACAAGTATGAAGCGGAGGCCGATCGCTTTGCCGCAAGCTTCCTGATGCCTCGCCATCTGTTCTTTCCGGCACTTGAGCGTGCCGGTGTCGGTCTTGCGGCTATCGAAAGACTTGCGGTGCTGTGCAAGACGTCCATCCATGCCACGGCAATTCGATATGCGCAATGCACTCGCGAGGCTGTGGCGATCATCGTTAGCCGCAGCGGCATCATTGACCACTGTTTTATGTCTGAGGCGCTAAGGAATCTTGATGGGATTGATTGGCTTAGGAAGCGGAAAGCGGTACCGCAAAATACAGCCACCTACGCGTTCAACCAGGACCCGGTCAATGTGCGACACGGGAACCGCGTCGAAGAAGGTTCAAATCTCCAACACTGGTTCGGCGGCCGACGCAGCATCGAGATCTGCGAAGACGTTGTTGGTCTTGGCCGCTATGGCAAAACACTGACAGTGCTTTACGACATCGACCTACCCTCCCCAGAAGACGAGGAGGAAGAGCGATCTCTTATCGAGTCTTGGACCCCGCGATTCAAGCGATAG
- the istB gene encoding IS21-like element helper ATPase IstB: MNAPLPIDAARLTLMLNELRLPTIGRLWPEFAQRADKESWQATRLLGALLEHELAERAKRRIERHRTESRLDPTKTLAAFDFSAVPMVSKAHVMALASGDSWLEKGANVLIFGPPGGGKSHLGSAIGHALIDAGYRVLFTRTSEIVQKLQAARQSLQLPAALAKLDRFDLIILDDLSYARKDQAETSVLFELIAERYERRSLLITANQPFSGWDNVFPDPGMTIAAIDRLVHHSTIFEMNVESYRRRTASDKQSARRRQSSSDNDNHRDIDNGATTMT, from the coding sequence ATGAACGCGCCGCTCCCAATTGATGCCGCCCGCCTGACGTTGATGCTCAACGAACTGCGCCTGCCCACCATTGGCCGGCTCTGGCCAGAGTTCGCACAGCGCGCCGACAAGGAAAGCTGGCAGGCAACCCGGCTGCTTGGCGCCTTGCTCGAACACGAACTGGCCGAACGGGCCAAGCGGCGTATCGAACGACACCGAACCGAATCCCGCCTGGATCCAACCAAGACGCTGGCTGCCTTCGACTTCAGTGCTGTGCCCATGGTCTCCAAGGCGCACGTGATGGCACTGGCGAGCGGTGATTCCTGGCTGGAGAAAGGTGCCAATGTGTTGATCTTCGGCCCGCCGGGCGGTGGGAAGAGCCACCTCGGATCGGCCATCGGGCATGCCCTGATCGACGCTGGGTACAGGGTACTGTTCACGCGTACCAGCGAGATCGTCCAGAAGCTGCAGGCAGCCAGGCAGAGCCTGCAGTTACCTGCAGCCCTGGCCAAGCTCGACCGCTTTGACCTGATCATCCTGGACGACCTGTCGTACGCCCGCAAGGACCAGGCCGAAACCAGTGTCCTATTCGAACTGATCGCCGAGCGCTATGAGCGGCGCAGTCTGCTGATCACGGCCAACCAGCCGTTCTCAGGCTGGGACAACGTGTTCCCTGACCCCGGCATGACCATCGCCGCGATTGACCGACTCGTCCACCATTCGACGATCTTTGAAATGAACGTCGAAAGCTACCGTCGGCGCACCGCAAGCGACAAGCAGTCTGCTCGCCGACGACAATCATCCAGCGACAACGACAATCACCGCGACATCGATAACGGAGCGACAACCATGACCTAA
- the tnpA gene encoding IS66-like element accessory protein TnpA, which produces MEIKARGRRRGSKNYSKEFRTQVVAETLDPASSLAEVARSHGLNANLVSKWRRDYERAATSASEPSELFLPVQIASPPRPEPIGSTGLVIECRGMRVSFEGKPEPDVLQLVLASLLGVGS; this is translated from the coding sequence ATGGAAATCAAGGCGCGGGGTCGCCGGCGAGGCTCCAAGAACTACTCGAAGGAATTCCGCACGCAGGTCGTGGCGGAAACGCTGGACCCGGCAAGCTCACTGGCAGAAGTTGCGCGCTCGCATGGCCTGAACGCGAATCTCGTGTCGAAGTGGCGGCGGGATTATGAGCGAGCTGCGACGTCAGCATCCGAGCCTTCGGAATTATTCCTGCCCGTTCAGATAGCATCGCCGCCGAGGCCGGAGCCGATTGGATCGACCGGGCTCGTCATCGAATGTCGTGGCATGCGTGTGAGTTTCGAAGGCAAGCCCGAGCCTGATGTCCTGCAGCTCGTGCTGGCGAGCTTGCTGGGAGTGGGTTCGTGA
- the tnpB gene encoding IS66 family insertion sequence element accessory protein TnpB (TnpB, as the term is used for proteins encoded by IS66 family insertion elements, is considered an accessory protein, since TnpC, encoded by a neighboring gene, is a DDE family transposase.), with protein MPGLPAGTRVWLAAGVTDMRSGFNSLAAKVQTVLERDPFSGHVFVFRGRRGDLVKVLWWSGDGMCLLMKRLERGRFVWPRADGGVVSLSQAQLSMLLEGIDWRQPVRTAEPISAL; from the coding sequence ATGCCGGGCCTTCCCGCTGGAACGCGGGTGTGGCTGGCTGCTGGTGTGACCGATATGCGCTCTGGCTTCAACAGCCTGGCCGCGAAGGTGCAGACCGTGCTAGAGCGGGACCCGTTCAGCGGCCACGTGTTTGTGTTCCGTGGCCGACGAGGCGATCTGGTCAAGGTGCTTTGGTGGAGCGGTGATGGCATGTGTCTGCTGATGAAACGGCTTGAACGCGGCCGCTTCGTCTGGCCTCGTGCGGATGGAGGTGTCGTCAGCCTGAGCCAGGCGCAGCTCTCAATGCTGCTGGAAGGCATCGACTGGCGACAGCCGGTGCGCACGGCGGAGCCGATCTCGGCGTTGTAA
- a CDS encoding DNA-binding protein, with translation MARAGLSRLDVKRARDSLMAQGQHPSIDAIRIALGNTGSKTTIHRYLKELEEEEGGALQRAGSTSDAILDLVGRLAARLHEEAQAVVDQQVAAATAQRQQVRAEADKLSADLVALRAELAQAHATVAEVRAAHSDTQTALQQRALEAERLAQQVQDLTERLAEHEGFRRSLEEKLQHAHQALEHFRNASKEQRDQEARRHEQQVQQLQAETRQANQALIVKQGEITQLNKDGARLVAEIAASAKRSRGLETQAEQAHAGLNQARVDQARAEAERDALRSAVQQQADELTAERAARERLAGELAKVTGRLDAQQQLLADYRTQLGVAGPAA, from the coding sequence ATGGCCCGTGCCGGTCTAAGCCGTCTGGATGTCAAACGCGCCCGCGATTCGTTGATGGCCCAGGGGCAGCATCCGTCGATCGATGCAATACGTATCGCGCTGGGCAATACCGGCTCGAAAACGACGATTCACCGCTATCTCAAGGAACTGGAAGAAGAGGAAGGCGGGGCGCTCCAGCGGGCCGGCTCGACCTCCGATGCCATCCTGGATCTGGTAGGCAGGCTGGCGGCACGGCTGCACGAAGAAGCGCAGGCAGTGGTCGACCAGCAGGTCGCGGCCGCCACCGCACAGCGGCAGCAGGTCCGAGCGGAAGCCGACAAGCTGTCCGCTGATCTCGTCGCACTTCGCGCCGAACTGGCGCAGGCGCATGCCACCGTTGCCGAAGTGCGGGCCGCGCACAGCGACACGCAGACGGCGCTGCAGCAGCGGGCCCTGGAGGCCGAACGGCTGGCGCAGCAGGTCCAGGATCTCACCGAACGGCTGGCCGAACACGAAGGCTTCCGGCGCTCGCTGGAGGAGAAGCTGCAGCACGCACACCAAGCACTGGAACACTTCCGCAACGCCAGCAAAGAGCAGCGCGATCAGGAGGCACGCCGGCACGAGCAGCAGGTCCAACAACTGCAGGCAGAAACCCGGCAAGCCAATCAGGCGCTGATCGTCAAGCAGGGGGAGATCACGCAACTGAACAAGGACGGCGCACGGCTGGTCGCGGAGATTGCCGCCTCGGCCAAACGCAGCCGCGGCCTGGAGACGCAGGCGGAACAGGCACATGCCGGGCTGAACCAAGCTCGCGTCGATCAAGCCCGTGCGGAAGCCGAACGCGATGCCCTGCGCTCCGCGGTCCAGCAGCAAGCGGACGAGCTAACCGCCGAGCGTGCCGCGCGCGAGCGCCTGGCCGGCGAGTTGGCCAAGGTCACCGGACGGCTCGACGCCCAGCAGCAGTTGCTGGCCGACTATCGGACACAGCTCGGCGTGGCTGGTCCGGCAGCTTGA
- a CDS encoding calcium-binding protein gives MAKPGVNQHEQRISMEIVVDAYTEEECAMAWYCHLEDSLSFPFEARVHQAMAASPLRAGERVSVIVLAHDQLCRVAIFVRAQHNRRELVVPLAQLVPVRADQSTRLAVSDWHYWCDQGYSF, from the coding sequence ATGGCAAAGCCAGGCGTCAACCAACACGAACAGCGAATCTCGATGGAGATTGTGGTCGACGCGTACACCGAAGAAGAATGCGCGATGGCGTGGTACTGCCATCTTGAGGACAGCCTAAGCTTTCCCTTCGAAGCGCGGGTACATCAGGCCATGGCCGCGTCCCCGCTACGTGCTGGCGAGCGAGTCTCCGTCATCGTCCTCGCTCATGACCAGCTGTGCCGCGTTGCCATCTTCGTGCGCGCACAGCACAACCGGCGTGAACTCGTCGTGCCCCTTGCCCAGCTCGTTCCGGTCCGAGCCGACCAAAGTACTCGACTTGCTGTCTCCGACTGGCACTACTGGTGCGACCAAGGTTACAGCTTCTGA
- a CDS encoding DUF6884 domain-containing protein, with product MQRNSMPMLSTMQLSLFPHATIPRPDASEPVLLLMACSSTKLDRDARAIDLYRGVMYESYRAHVRSDAAPRVLILSARHGFLQPDTKIAPYDEPMTRQRADQMVADLSRYLRPAAWPTRIGKVMLAGGKEYRRVMHAALARQYGPTLPALQETSGGIGMQRSQLGAFLDGLTSVFRHRIGQHANGTPLYRGYGWIEAGAIATLLYRAAPALPSRQARVLSVFQGPGGPTADVEVEEFVRGRAKICPRWVSVRDLHPSTEVLA from the coding sequence ATGCAACGCAACTCCATGCCCATGCTTTCGACTATGCAGCTTTCCCTTTTCCCCCACGCAACAATACCCCGCCCCGATGCCAGCGAGCCGGTCCTGCTCCTGATGGCCTGCTCGAGCACAAAGCTCGATCGGGATGCGCGCGCCATCGACCTATACCGGGGCGTGATGTACGAATCGTACCGGGCACACGTGCGCAGCGATGCGGCGCCCCGTGTTTTGATCCTATCCGCGCGCCACGGTTTCCTGCAACCCGACACCAAGATCGCCCCCTACGATGAGCCCATGACGCGGCAACGCGCCGACCAAATGGTGGCCGACTTGTCGCGCTACCTGCGGCCCGCTGCGTGGCCAACCCGTATCGGCAAAGTGATGCTCGCCGGGGGCAAAGAGTATCGGCGCGTCATGCATGCCGCGCTGGCCCGCCAGTACGGTCCCACACTGCCTGCCCTGCAGGAAACCAGTGGTGGCATCGGCATGCAGCGGTCGCAGCTCGGCGCTTTCCTGGACGGCTTGACGTCGGTCTTCCGCCACCGGATCGGCCAGCATGCCAACGGCACACCGCTCTATCGTGGGTACGGATGGATCGAGGCCGGCGCCATCGCCACCCTGCTCTACCGGGCCGCGCCCGCTCTTCCCTCGCGCCAGGCTCGCGTGCTCTCCGTCTTCCAGGGGCCGGGCGGCCCCACCGCCGACGTCGAAGTGGAAGAGTTCGTACGCGGCCGCGCGAAAATCTGCCCGCGTTGGGTCAGCGTCCGGGATCTCCATCCGTCCACCGAGGTGCTGGCATGA
- a CDS encoding tyrosine-type recombinase/integrase, whose amino-acid sequence MGQIQYITACMTQMDSLWLSNPTQAYGDWQVREAAGADGRPFSARSIVQHQAMFEHFRRHLLARGTTIASFGTADVDAFWQTHNGRTYSQATRMRYVKLLDRLCRHLVFTGVRQDNPAAALLSAERWPDQEPTPQFLTEAVDARLQAYLQSPPDDLASLRSQAIVAAFLGTGITAAEARAARCADLWPDATPPYLVVRAHGLRDARTVHLASFAVPPLRAWSTRRAALAIEGELLFTLTPEGLPITDMSFGRIVSEILNAIGATNVETSPRTLRNTFCRRQLLAGQPRDEVSQMLGLASNRTCDRIFATIHQPTI is encoded by the coding sequence ATGGGCCAAATTCAGTATATAACAGCGTGCATGACCCAAATGGACTCCCTCTGGTTGAGCAACCCAACGCAAGCGTACGGGGACTGGCAGGTTCGCGAAGCGGCCGGCGCTGATGGCCGCCCCTTCTCGGCGCGCTCGATCGTCCAGCATCAGGCGATGTTCGAGCATTTTCGTCGGCATCTGCTAGCAAGAGGCACGACCATTGCCTCATTTGGCACAGCCGACGTCGACGCGTTCTGGCAAACCCACAATGGCCGCACATACTCCCAGGCAACCCGCATGCGGTATGTGAAGTTGCTGGACCGGCTGTGCCGACACCTGGTCTTCACCGGCGTACGGCAGGACAACCCAGCCGCTGCCCTGCTTTCAGCTGAACGCTGGCCAGACCAGGAGCCGACGCCTCAGTTCCTGACCGAAGCCGTGGACGCACGGCTGCAGGCGTATCTGCAATCGCCTCCTGACGATCTGGCCAGTTTGCGCAGCCAAGCAATTGTCGCGGCATTCCTCGGTACCGGCATTACCGCGGCGGAAGCGCGCGCAGCCCGCTGTGCGGATCTGTGGCCGGACGCGACGCCACCCTACCTTGTCGTGCGGGCACATGGACTACGAGACGCCCGAACGGTTCACCTGGCCAGCTTCGCGGTACCGCCGCTGCGGGCCTGGAGCACTCGGCGTGCGGCCCTAGCCATCGAGGGCGAGTTGCTTTTCACGCTTACCCCAGAGGGTCTGCCGATCACCGACATGAGCTTCGGCCGAATCGTGTCTGAAATCCTCAACGCGATCGGCGCCACCAACGTCGAAACGAGCCCGCGCACGCTGCGCAATACCTTCTGCCGCCGCCAACTTCTGGCGGGCCAACCACGGGACGAAGTCAGCCAAATGCTCGGACTTGCCAGCAACCGGACCTGCGACCGAATTTTTGCCACCATCCATCAACCAACAATCTAG
- a CDS encoding HU family DNA-binding protein, which translates to MATKAKPVAKTATKTAAKKAAPAKKAAPAKKAAAAAPVAKPLKDTFNKSSLLAHLVAQTELDKKTVQTVLAHLENTVLSAVHKKGAGEFTLPGLFKVSAIQVPATKKRFGKNPFTGQEQWFAAKPASVKVKVRPLKKLKDAAA; encoded by the coding sequence ATGGCCACGAAAGCGAAACCTGTAGCAAAGACTGCAACGAAGACCGCAGCTAAGAAGGCTGCCCCGGCCAAAAAGGCCGCTCCTGCCAAAAAGGCTGCCGCTGCCGCCCCGGTAGCCAAGCCGCTGAAGGACACCTTCAACAAGTCCAGCCTGCTGGCACACCTGGTTGCCCAGACCGAGCTGGACAAGAAGACCGTTCAGACCGTGCTGGCTCACCTGGAGAACACCGTGCTGAGCGCGGTCCACAAGAAGGGTGCTGGCGAATTCACCCTGCCGGGTCTCTTCAAGGTGTCGGCCATTCAGGTGCCGGCCACCAAGAAGCGCTTTGGAAAAAACCCCTTCACTGGCCAGGAGCAATGGTTCGCCGCGAAGCCGGCCAGCGTGAAGGTGAAGGTGCGCCCGCTCAAGAAGCTGAAAGACGCTGCCGCTTAA